From bacterium, the proteins below share one genomic window:
- a CDS encoding MFS transporter has product MNSEVANRRYALVTTTMAAFLTPFMSSSVNVALPRIGGEFRMNAIVLGWVATSYLVAAAIGLVPLGRLADMRGRKRVFTWGVVVFTLGSIASALSGSAQNLIAARVVQGLGGAMMFGTGTAILTSVYPPQMRGHALGINAAMVYLGLSLGPTLGGVMTQALGWRSIFWACVPLGVAVVVLVTWKLEGEWFGVRGERFDIIGTALYAVALFCLMYGFTLLPAFSGGVLVVVGLAGLVGFALLERRSSCPVLDISLFSANQVFALSYVAALVNYSATYAVSFLLSLYLQYARGLDAGATGLVLVAGPAVQAAVSPLAGRLSDKVEPRVVASVGMGFTVGGLVAFVFLGNWTPFVLIVAGQVLLGAGFGLFSSPNTSAIMGSVERRSYGIAAGTLATMRMVGQMFSMGIAMLLLALFVGRVQITPANYVGLLPAMRVAFVVFALLCLGGVFASLARGKLNMKQEDEGGGTKA; this is encoded by the coding sequence TTGAACTCGGAAGTCGCCAACCGCAGGTACGCGCTGGTTACGACCACCATGGCTGCGTTCCTGACGCCGTTCATGAGCTCGTCGGTGAACGTGGCCTTGCCGCGTATCGGCGGGGAGTTCAGGATGAACGCGATTGTGTTGGGCTGGGTCGCCACATCGTACCTGGTCGCGGCCGCAATCGGCCTCGTGCCGCTGGGTCGGCTGGCGGACATGCGCGGACGCAAGCGCGTGTTTACATGGGGCGTGGTAGTGTTCACGCTGGGGTCGATTGCATCCGCCTTGTCCGGTTCCGCCCAGAATCTGATCGCCGCGCGGGTTGTGCAGGGCCTCGGCGGCGCAATGATGTTCGGCACCGGGACCGCGATTCTCACCTCGGTGTACCCGCCGCAGATGCGCGGCCACGCGCTCGGCATCAACGCGGCCATGGTCTATCTCGGCCTCTCGCTCGGGCCGACGCTCGGCGGCGTAATGACCCAGGCGCTCGGCTGGCGCTCGATATTCTGGGCTTGCGTGCCTTTGGGCGTCGCGGTGGTCGTGCTGGTCACGTGGAAGCTGGAAGGTGAGTGGTTCGGGGTAAGGGGAGAGCGATTCGACATCATCGGCACGGCGCTGTATGCGGTTGCGTTGTTCTGCCTGATGTACGGGTTCACGCTGCTCCCCGCATTCTCCGGTGGCGTGCTGGTCGTCGTCGGACTGGCGGGTCTGGTTGGATTCGCCCTGCTCGAACGCCGCAGCTCATGCCCGGTGCTCGACATCAGCTTGTTCAGCGCGAATCAGGTGTTCGCGCTGTCCTACGTCGCGGCGCTGGTGAACTACAGCGCAACCTACGCAGTGAGTTTCCTGCTGAGCCTGTATCTGCAGTACGCGCGCGGGCTTGACGCGGGTGCCACCGGGCTTGTGCTGGTCGCCGGCCCCGCAGTGCAGGCCGCAGTGTCACCGCTCGCGGGTCGGCTCTCGGACAAGGTTGAGCCGCGCGTCGTTGCTTCCGTCGGGATGGGCTTTACGGTCGGCGGACTGGTTGCATTCGTGTTTCTGGGCAACTGGACGCCGTTCGTCCTGATAGTGGCGGGTCAGGTCCTGCTCGGTGCGGGGTTCGGGCTCTTCTCGTCGCCGAACACGAGCGCGATCATGGGCAGCGTCGAACGTCGCAGCTACGGTATTGCTGCGGGTACGCTCGCGACCATGCGCATGGTCGGCCAGATGTTCTCCATGGGCATCGCGATGCTCTTGCTTGCATTGTTCGTCGGCCGGGTACAGATTACGCCGGCTAACTATGTCGGACTGCTCCCGGCGATGAGGGTCGCGTTCGTCGTGTTTGCCCTGCTCTGTCTCGGGGGAGTGTTCGCGTCGCTGGCCCGCGGGAAGCTGAACATGAAGCAAGAGGATGAAGGAGGAGGGACGAAGGCGTAA
- the accD gene encoding acetyl-CoA carboxylase, carboxyltransferase subunit beta, protein MPTPARPVGQSQTPDGMWFRCKSCGEILYRKTLESNFFVCTRCGYHFRIDPEKYVQVLLDDGRLEELDADLSPADPLEFADYEKQIKKSQERTGRKEGLVYGRGNLGGIGVVLAVMDFNFIGGSMGSVVGEKIARAIRLARSERRPLLIIATSGGARMQEGTFSLMQMAKTSAELGLLRRERVPYIAIPVDPCTGGVTASFAMLGDVIVSEPGALIGFAGRRTIEGTIGEKLPEGFQTAEFCLKHGTLDAVVPRRDLRETLIRILSILWRQAPENRSVQ, encoded by the coding sequence ATGCCCACGCCTGCACGACCGGTCGGCCAGTCGCAGACGCCGGACGGTATGTGGTTCCGCTGCAAGAGCTGCGGTGAAATCCTGTACCGCAAGACCCTCGAATCCAACTTCTTCGTCTGTACCCGTTGCGGCTATCACTTCCGCATCGACCCGGAGAAGTATGTCCAGGTCCTGCTCGATGACGGCCGGCTCGAAGAACTAGACGCCGACCTGTCTCCGGCCGACCCGCTGGAGTTTGCCGACTACGAGAAACAAATCAAGAAGTCGCAGGAGAGAACCGGACGCAAGGAAGGGCTCGTCTATGGCCGCGGCAACCTCGGCGGAATCGGGGTCGTCCTGGCCGTGATGGACTTCAACTTCATCGGCGGCAGCATGGGCTCGGTCGTGGGCGAGAAGATCGCCCGCGCCATACGGCTGGCACGCTCCGAACGCCGGCCCCTGCTCATCATCGCCACGTCCGGTGGCGCGCGCATGCAGGAAGGCACGTTCTCCCTGATGCAGATGGCCAAGACCTCGGCGGAGCTCGGGCTCCTGCGCAGGGAACGGGTGCCGTACATCGCCATCCCGGTTGACCCGTGCACCGGCGGCGTCACGGCCTCGTTCGCCATGCTCGGAGATGTCATCGTGTCCGAACCCGGAGCCCTCATCGGCTTCGCTGGGAGGCGCACCATCGAGGGCACCATCGGCGAGAAGCTGCCCGAAGGCTTCCAGACCGCCGAGTTCTGCCTGAAACACGGCACGCTCGATGCGGTCGTGCCGCGGCGCGACCTGCGTGAGACCCTGATACGCATACTGTCGATTCTCTGGCGACAAGCGCCGGAGAATCGTAGTGTCCAGTGA
- the ugpC gene encoding sn-glycerol-3-phosphate ABC transporter ATP-binding protein UgpC, whose protein sequence is MSRVGFKDLTKLYDKGVVAVDHVTFEVADKEFFVLVGPSGCGKSTTLRLVAGLEEPTSGEIYIGDRMVNDVEPRDRDIAMVFQNYALYPHMSVQENMAFALKLRKVPKEEIRTRVDEAARILGITDLLSRKPAALSGGQRQRVALGRAIVRHPKVFLFDEPLSNLDAKLRVGMRTELARIHRQLETTVFYVTHDQVEAMTLGQRIGVMKDGRLLQVADSMTLYNRPVNKFVAGFIGSPPMNFLFGRIDDQTPLSFSHNSFRLELGPTLTDRLAPARGKPVVLGVRPEGLVLGEVGTAQGHDRNPVEDSGSCPKPVLNAVVDVVEQMGNEVIVYLKAGENSLIARVPPQDAPRPGDSVTVGFTPDHLHLFDAQTELTIV, encoded by the coding sequence ATGAGCAGAGTCGGCTTCAAAGACCTCACCAAGTTGTATGACAAGGGCGTTGTCGCAGTCGACCACGTCACGTTCGAGGTCGCTGACAAGGAGTTCTTCGTGTTGGTTGGCCCGTCCGGGTGCGGCAAATCCACTACCCTTCGCCTCGTCGCTGGGCTTGAGGAACCGACCTCAGGCGAAATCTACATCGGCGACCGGATGGTCAACGACGTCGAGCCGCGTGACCGCGACATCGCCATGGTCTTCCAGAACTACGCCCTGTACCCGCACATGTCGGTGCAGGAGAACATGGCTTTTGCGCTCAAGCTTCGCAAGGTGCCGAAGGAGGAAATCCGCACGCGGGTCGACGAGGCGGCGCGGATTCTCGGCATCACCGACCTGCTCTCCCGCAAGCCCGCGGCCCTGTCCGGCGGCCAGCGTCAGCGCGTAGCACTGGGCCGGGCAATCGTGCGCCACCCCAAGGTTTTCCTGTTCGACGAGCCGCTATCCAACCTCGACGCCAAGCTTCGGGTGGGCATGCGCACCGAACTCGCCCGCATCCACCGTCAACTCGAAACCACGGTCTTCTACGTAACCCACGACCAGGTCGAGGCGATGACACTGGGCCAGCGCATCGGTGTAATGAAGGATGGCCGACTCCTCCAGGTCGCCGACTCAATGACGCTGTACAACCGGCCGGTGAACAAGTTCGTTGCCGGCTTCATTGGTTCACCGCCGATGAACTTCCTGTTCGGCCGGATCGACGACCAGACCCCGCTTAGCTTCTCCCACAACTCGTTTCGCCTCGAACTTGGCCCTACGCTCACCGATCGCTTGGCCCCGGCGAGAGGCAAGCCGGTTGTGCTTGGTGTCAGACCCGAAGGACTCGTGCTCGGAGAAGTGGGGACTGCGCAGGGACATGACCGGAATCCGGTTGAGGATTCCGGATCGTGTCCCAAGCCGGTGCTGAATGCCGTGGTCGACGTGGTTGAGCAGATGGGTAACGAGGTTATTGTCTACCTTAAGGCCGGCGAGAACTCGCTCATCGCCCGCGTTCCGCCACAGGACGCGCCGCGCCCCGGCGATTCTGTGACGGTCGGCTTCACGCCCGACCACCTTCACCTCTTCGACGCGCAGACTGAGCTTACCATAGTCTGA